AACGCCAGCGGCAGGCCTGCCGATTTAAATCGGTTCCGTTCCAGGTTCCTTCTTGTTGTCTTGTTTTCCCTGTTGAGTCTCTCACCTCGTCCACTCCTGTTTGTTTCAAACGCTGTCGCTGTCTACCTTGTGGGACACCCATATCCTGCCGGATCGTTATTTTGGTACTCGTTTCTTCTAGTGTACTCTTACCAGCTCGCTTGCCTTTCGCGTAGCGTCGTTACCGTATTCAGCTCTCTTGGTCACACAACCCTCATTGTCTCGGCTTACCCATCATTGACGTCTCCTTGTCTGTCTCTCGGGTTGCCTTTATTCTTCTCTCGTCatcgtctctgcgccgccttgcGAGCCCCCGTCGTCGTTGTCTACAGAGGGGTTGCCATTTCGGTAGTGTTTCGTcgtctcggcgccgtcgttctTTCCTTCGTCTGAGGCCGCGCacttcttctctttcgctgtcgtctcgcctccttcgcggtcTCCCGCTTCGTTCGCCGTCCTTTCCGCCCGTGTGCCATCCGCCTCATTTCGGCTTTTTCTTCGttggctcgcggcgacgcgctcgtctctcgcttGTCTCTGAAGATGGCGAACCACATCGTGCTTCCTCCTCAAAAGCTTCTGAAGTGTCCGCCGTCGGTCCGCGATGGCCTCTCGCCGGAAGTTGAGAGGGAGCAGCGCGTCTATGGCTGCCACCTCATTCAGAAGGCCGGCATCCTCCTCAAGCTCGAAGCTGTGTCCATCGCCAGCGCGCAAACGATTCTGcatcgcttcttcttccgccgctcaCTGAAGCAGTTCGACGTCAGGGTACGTATCCCCTGAAGTTCAGACTGCTCGTGcgcgcgtttcctctcttgTTTCACCTATGACAGACGTCCCTATCTTCTATGCAGTCCTCATCCATCGCCTCAGGGGTTTGGGATAATATACATACCGAGAGagatacatatgcatatgaatatatatatatacatatatgtctATACAGAGAGAGTCGCGTTAGATCAAGGTCTTTGTTTTCCGGATTCAAGTTTTCTTGTGCTTTCCATGACGATCATGTTCAGTGCATcaagtatagtggtatccagcgtagATTTGAAAAATAAGGTATACGCTGGTATTTTGTTCGTTATATGCCTGTATATTTGTCGGAGCCGATCAATTAGTGTTTAACCGGCGGTGTATGCAGGTTGCACATCGTAGGCTTTATGAGCTTGCTGTAGCACTTCCTCTGCACGCGTGCACATACGTATAGATACTGAGCAGGTGTATAGGGCGCTGTGACCCCGTTCACGGTCGGTATTGTGTGGGACGCTTCAGCTGGTTTGTCTAAGCACGCGAAGCTTGTTCTCTGCACGTGTCTTGTGTTGTCTTCTGTCGTCTGTGTATTACAGCGCGTCGCGACAGCCGCTTTGCTACTCGCGTGCAAGTTGGAAGAAGATCCGCATCGCGTTTTGCATCTTGTTGGAGTGATCCATCTCCTCTCTCAACTCGAGGATAACCCCGAGAAGGCTCTTTCCGAAGATAATCTCGATGAGTTCCTCGTTGCGTCGGACTCTCAGGTTCGTGGTACACTTCGGCGCGCAatatcatatatatattatggCTCGTTTCTTTCAACTGCATGCAGTCGCCGaagccgctgcgtcgtctcctcgctcctcgAGGCCATGGGTCGCTGCCATTTGGTCTCTGTTCGAAGTTTCATCTCTGCTTACAGTGTCATCTCTGCTCACTGGTTTGTCTCTGCTCACTGCTTGTCTTTACAGCCCCTTGCCTCGTAGTGGTAGCGGCGTTTCCTTTGTAAGTGTGCGCGGCGGGTGGTTCCAGCGCCCAGTTTTACTCGTTTCCGGCCCGTGTGCACGGGGTCCTCTCATTCTCTGTGTTTTTTTCAGGAATACGAACTCTTCCGGATGGACGTTTTTCGGTGCGAGCGGTACATTCTGAGAGAGCTCGGCTTCATGGTTTCCCAGACGCTCGTGCACCCGCACCGTTACATTTTGCAGTATATCCACGCCCTTTTCAAAGGCAACTTCGTCCCCACCAGCCAGCTGTCGCAGCGCGCCTGGGGTTACCTCAACGACAGGTAGGAGCACGAGACGTAGACGGCaaggcgcgagggagaaagacAGCAGTGGGGAATCCTACACGCGAGCCGGAGGCCAGGGCGGAGAAGCAAACGACTCTCGCCTCGTTGCTTTATGATCCTGTGTCAATGTGTGCTGTGTATTTGCCTCGCGCTTGCAGCATGCGCACGACGCTCTGCTGCGAAGTCCAGCCGGCGGTGATTGCCGTCGGAAGCATCTTCCTGGCCGCGTGCGACCTGGGCATTCCGCTGCCGCAAGAGACAGGTTGGCACGATCTCTTTGACGTCTCCTGGGAGGACGTGACCAAAGTCTGCGACGCGATTCTCTCGCTGTATACGCGCCCGCTGCCCTCCTACGTGAAGCTCGCCGAGGAGCCGCTGAAGCCCTCCAAGCCAAGCCCCgtggcgcacgcgcggccgtctgcaAAACAAACTGCagacgcgtccgccgcgagtGCGGGTGCTCCGGCCGGTAGCACTGAGAAGGCCctcgagggaggcgagcccGCCCACGCTGACGGAGAGCTGAAAAACCACGGAGAAGGCCACGTGAAAAGTGAAGACGGCGGCCCAGCCGGGGGGACAGCTGAGGAGCGAGTGGCAAAGCCCAAGCAGAGTCAAGGTACTGTGGGGAGAGCTGGTCTCGCTCTTGAAAAGAGAATATTGTATCCTAACGGCGAGGAGGTACTCGCCGTTACGATACACCCTTCTGGGTGGTGGGGTGTGCATACACATGCACCAGATTTTTCCCTGGCTTGCTAAGTGTGGCTGCGTTCGCTATTGCCAGGTGGAGTTTAGGGTCAAAGCGCTGTGGTTTTTGATTCTGCGGCTCCTTGCGCGTTGCGTTACAGGGCGTGTGGGGCGGCGACTTTCTCCAGAGGGGCTCGAGTGGTATTAATCGCGCTCGTTCTGTTTTCGCGTTTGTGTCACATCCGCGCGGCTGTGCGAAAGCACAGTACGCTGCCTATCGGCGGCGAACCTTGCGTTGCCTCACCTGAATGTCGCGCTTGATGTTTCTTTCCGCGTTTCTCAGCAGATGTAACGGACAAGTCGGAGCGCCATGAGCACgcgagcgaccgcgagccAGAGGCAAAGGGCCGAGATCCCGCGGAGGGTAGCCATGGCAACAGCGAGGAGCGCTCGGCGTCAGGAGCTTCAGGGTCGCAGGGCACTTCTGGGTtcttcgctgccgtctcgcGAGGCCCAGCTGCCTCTTCGGCTGACCGCTACCTGTTCTTCGGAAGCCTGGGCAACAACAATGACGACAGCACCACGAGAGCGAAAGGCGGCAGCCGggacgaggacgcagcgtCCTCCAAGAAATCCGATAGGAAAGATCACGGTGAGGACATTCTCCAGGGGGGTTGGATGAGAGGCGCGTCCGAAAAGGAAGGAAACGTGCGCGCACACGTCGCCGCGGTTTGTGCGTACGCAGGGGGTGTGGGGGGCAagcggggggaggaggaggggagggggaggggtgATACATGTGGATGGTTAATCGTTGCACAAGCATACACGGTATGGACGCTCAGTGGAGATACCACATCTAATATGCGTGCGTGGCAGACCTCTAGAGACACAAGGCTAGTTGTGGCCGCCGCTACCGGCTTTGTGTTCACATGTCGCTTCGTCGTGTTCATCGCAGGGTGACTGACAGGATTTCAGGTGTCTTCCGTTGTGCAGCAGCCCATTTTGTCACGAGGTGTCTTGCGATCTCAACTCTGTCTTTGGCGGTGTCGTGTGGCTGGATTGCAGAGTCGTCGCAATCGAGCGCTCACCGGTCGTCGCCAGAGCGAGGCTCCtcggggcgcggcgaaggaagcTCACGGCATCGCGAGCGGCCCcacagcagacgcgaagacaGCAACGGGCGAGACCGATGGGGGGAGCGAGAacgtggaggcgggcgcgagaaTGGCAGTCGCCGTGGACATGGGTCGGCGGACGGGCCTTCAGGGTTttcgcatgcggcggcgcgggatTCAGACCATCGTGGTcactcctcgtcgtcgcgtcgcagagacggcgggtCGAGCCACGCTGGAGGAGACGCCTCTTCGCACTCAAGCAGCCAAAAAAGACGCCGATCGCACTCGCAGTCTagggagaggacgccgcggcagtTCAACCGGCCGAACCCTCCAGCTCCACACGGGCTGTCGTCTGGCGGAGGCTTCAGCCGAAGCGGGCCGCACCGATCCGACAGAGAGGACGGAAGGGGCAGCCACCACCGCGATCGGGAAGGCGGTAGATGCCCAGGGAGTCGATTTTAAAAACGGCTCAGTCTGTGACaacgcgcctctctgcgtccatTTCTTTGCGTttggcgtctcctccggcaGGCGGCCGTCCACCTAGCCaaaggcgcagcggcagggaGCAGTCGCACTGACACAGTCGTATCGGGACCGCGAGGCAACTCGGTGTGTGTACAAACGATGAAGAAAGGAGTTGAAACAATGTCGGGGGAGAGCGTAAATCTCGCGTGTCAAGGATCGGACGGTTACAGGTGCTACAGGTGAAGAGATGGTAGTCTTGTCATGAGAACTCGCGATAGCATGCCTGCATGGGCTGTTGTTGTAATCGGTATACAGAGACGCTGTTGCGGCCATGCTCAGCCAATCGAGAAATCACACTGCGGGGTTCAACTGCCGCTGCACTCAGACCATTGCCTCTCCTTCGGTGTGAGAATAGAATATGCTCTTAGAGAGAAGTATCAGCAGAGATGCGGTGCATGACGCGGAGTTCCTGCCTGCATCGCAGTCAGCTCGAGCGGCACCTCAGAGAGGCAGCGTGACCTGCGGGTATTTGAGTTCTCGTGCCCTTTCCTCTTTCTGTTAGGCTGCAAAACGTCTTGTCGTAAAACGCTAGGCTGATGGCGCTGGCCCTCGGAGAGAGAGCAACGGTACTGGAAAGCACGGCAGCCattcggcgtctccgcccgaCAAACCGTTTCTTGAAAGTTGGCTTCTACACAGTCGTTCGTCGCGTAGCACAGGCAGCGCTAGCTTCGTTGAGATCGTACAGTATGTCATATCTTAGCGGTTTTGTATATCCTTACTAAACGTAGCAAGCACTGTATTTTTACGACGTAGAATTACCAAGCCAGGTCCAATGGCACAGATATGTGTTAGCGCGTGCCCGGTTTCTTCACCGTACGACTGTCGGCAACCGCAGCGCGATTTGAACGACCCTCGATTTTCAGCGTACACATGAAAGCAGATGTGGCTAATGTAGTTGAAAAGGTGACAGTTTCTATTTTCCTCCGACTCAGCGGCGTGTCGACCGTTGCGGCGGACAGGCTTCGGGCACCGGGTTCCGCGGTCTGGCAAGTTGGGGAGTGCTCAGGCTAGAGTAATTTTTTCGTCTATATCTTGCACATGTTCACGCTATTCTCATTTGGAAGTCTTTGCACATCGTCATACGCGCCGCGTAAAGCAGCTGTTGGCGTCGTCAGACTTGTTGTCCATGTGATATCTCAACACAGTCGGTGGTGCGGACACCGCGTTACCTCCCTGATTATGCATGCCAAAACACGCGGGAAGAGGTGATCCAGCGGGCGGTTTCCCTCAGGTTTCACTTTATCGTTGGATATAGCACGTGAGCAAATCATGAGGCACCAATGCCGGACCGCATCTCCTGAATTCCAGGGGCGCTGGAGGCTTGTGAACTCCTCGGATCTTCGACTGGTGAATCCCACTACTTGGTGCTGCAATGCCGGGGCACCCGTCCGGTTGTGGCATCTCAAGTTCCACGAGGTGCAGCTATTTTTTGTGGTGAGAGAAACCACGTGACGAAACATCCCAAAGGTAAAGACACTGGCATCGAAAAATGGGAAGGGGAACACTTgggaggacgcggccggAGCTTGAAACGACGGCGGTAAACCGCGAAACGAAGAAGAGTGGTGTTTGCGCTCCTGCATGGGAAACCGGAGGTATGGCGTGGGAATGGCAGTGAAGTGGACCGTGAGGTTCCCAGGCCTTCAGTCACACAAAACAACGCAGTGAGTCCCTGCACTGACTCGATTTTGAAAGCCAGCAGCGGTGCCTGACAGTCAGCCTTTTATTGTTGTCAGGAGAGGACGGCCAGGTCCGCATATTTGACGCGTTGCGTAAATGCCTCTTCTCTTATGTCTGGAATCGGTTCCTGACCGTAATTGCCGGCTGGCTGAAAAGCGACCGGTGACATTCGCTGTCTACCTCATAGACTGTACTCAGATCATATCATGGTTCTCCACATAAAGGCCCCGTGCCTCAGAAGAGAAGCTTTCCACATCACCAGCGCGGATGTGCGCACCGGCATGGCGATACGTATGCCCGGCAGATTCTCTCGAAGAGACTCCTGAACTCAAATGCTCTTTGGAACTCCGGCATATGCCGGAGTTCCAAAACGCTGGAGTGGTGTTTCAGCAATCAGGGGGAGGGCCATGTTTCAGGCGGATGGAAGGGCAGTCTTCAGATGACAGTCAATCTGCCGGCAAGTCCTCCTGGCATAATTATAGTAATCAAACTTCCTGTGGACATGACGAATCGAAGCGAAAACGTGGGAAGCTTCCGCAGTCAAATAGGGAGCGACAAACAGTGGTACATACGTGGTGACATGGACTTTCTGCGTAGAATCGCGGCGTGAAGACGGCCCGCAAGTACGAACATCGGGTACTATTGCACGGCGTATGCTTCGAGAGACGGACGGTCAGAAACGCGGGAGGTGCGAATTCCTGAGAACTATACTGCTTAAGCTTGTTGCGAAGGGTTCAGGGGCGTTTCCCAAAAGTACCTTGCACGAAAGCGAGACTTACGAGCCTGaactcgcgtcgccgcctggagCATCCATCTACGTGCTACGAACGACGGACCACATACGAACACCTCTGCTCggtcgccacgcgccgcggctgaaCTCTCTGGCCGCTCCAGGGCTTCTTACTCATCAGAAATGAGCCCTTCGGCCATCGCGTAGTCAATGAAATCATCCATCTCGCTGGAAAGTCCGTCTGGCGGTCCTCCTAGGAACTCACGAAGGGCCTCGACGCTCACAGATCCAGTACGAGCAGGATCGAGAAGCTGCTCACATGGGCCCCCCCGTATGCGACATATTCAGTGAGCAAGAATTCGCGCGTTTAGTCATCACTAACTCCGTGTTGAGGCTCTCTCTTGACGTTTAGCTAACGAGTATTCCGATACGTGGCGGGGTCTGCGCACCACCACCAGTGCTTTGATGCCTTGGAATAGGACCATTGTTCTGCTGTTTTGCGGAGAAACAATTGGCGACGCGGGACTGTCACGGGACCTTTTGCACGATTCTGCACAAAATTCTCTGGCCAGCATTCCTGCCGTAACAGTTGCCCGTTGTACGGGTTCTCTACTTTCAGGGATTATGGACATGCATTCTGAGACCGGCGCACGCAACGCAGATGTGCTTGGTGAAGTCCCCTTACGGTGAACGCCGCCAGGAGAAGATCCTGGTCCGGTGGAGTATACACCTTCCCCGCTACAAACG
This DNA window, taken from Besnoitia besnoiti strain Bb-Ger1 chromosome III, whole genome shotgun sequence, encodes the following:
- a CDS encoding hypothetical protein (encoded by transcript BESB_048040); its protein translation is MLAFPFSFALSSLKLQADSPGEVPFDKFEEAVFAFVAGKVYTPPDQDLLLAAFTLLDPARTGSVSVEALREFLGGPPDGLSSEMDDFIDYAMAEGLISDE
- a CDS encoding putative cyclin 4 (encoded by transcript BESB_048030); protein product: MANHIVLPPQKLLKCPPSVRDGLSPEVEREQRVYGCHLIQKAGILLKLEAVSIASAQTILHRFFFRRSLKQFDVRRVATAALLLACKLEEDPHRVLHLVGVIHLLSQLEDNPEKALSEDNLDEFLVASDSQEYELFRMDVFRCERYILRELGFMVSQTLVHPHRYILQYIHALFKGNFVPTSQLSQRAWGYLNDSMRTTLCCEVQPAVIAVGSIFLAACDLGIPLPQETGWHDLFDVSWEDVTKVCDAILSLYTRPLPSYVKLAEEPLKPSKPSPVAHARPSAKQTADASAASAGAPAGSTEKALEGGEPAHADGELKNHGEGHVKSEDGGPAGGTAEERVAKPKQSQADVTDKSERHEHASDREPEAKGRDPAEGSHGNSEERSASGASGSQGTSGFFAAVSRGPAASSADRYLFFGSLGNNNDDSTTRAKGGSRDEDAASSKKSDRKDHGEDILQGGWMRGASEKEGNVRAHVAAVCAYAGGSRRNRALTGRRQSEAPRGAAKEAHGIASGPTADAKTATGETDGGSENVEAGARMAVAVDMGRRTGLQGFRMRRRGIQTIVVTPRRRVAETAGRATLEETPLRTQAAKKDADRTRSLGRGRRGSSTGRTLQLHTGCRLAEASAEAGRTDPTERTEGAATTAIGKAVDAQGVDFKNGSVCDNAPLCVHFFAFGVSSGRRPST